From Marinilabiliales bacterium, the proteins below share one genomic window:
- a CDS encoding sugar isomerase, with protein sequence MRRRPLVVQPVLTHEVPVRREQTSWRNWGGLETEEDADCEVVRIRGELDALRSAADFPVDFLPVEKVKATGDLDNVGGLQQADLIIVYAAGGGSGIFDALHETGKDIIFFCRHRSGPVYLWYEIISPRYLRRHTDGHSIPGIGFDDVVIDSHDEMLWRLRSLCGLKNTLNTNIIAIGGAAAWSQPADVVGKHVSGKYKFNIHEFSYDDLGKLITEAMADEATVSRARSRAADYLRDSGVSLETNREFVDNCFVLEDVFKRLMEKFNCRAITINHCMGTIMPLSRTAACLTLGLLNDAGYLAFCESDFVVVPAGILMANISGKPVFFCNPTYPHGGIKTISHCTAPRRMDGKNLEPARILTHFESDYGAAPKVEMKIGQKITNIIPDFSFKKYIGLPGTIVENPFMPICRTQINISYDCDDLLLAEKMPGFHWITVYGDYLKESEYALKKIGIEQENLV encoded by the coding sequence ATCAGGCGCAGACCACTTGTTGTTCAGCCGGTACTTACACATGAGGTGCCTGTGCGGCGCGAACAGACTTCATGGAGAAACTGGGGGGGACTGGAGACAGAGGAGGATGCGGACTGCGAAGTGGTCAGGATCCGCGGCGAGCTTGACGCACTGAGGTCCGCCGCAGATTTTCCTGTTGATTTCCTTCCGGTGGAAAAGGTAAAGGCAACAGGGGACCTTGATAATGTCGGGGGACTGCAACAGGCTGATCTTATTATTGTTTATGCCGCAGGCGGAGGCAGCGGCATCTTTGATGCTTTGCATGAGACAGGTAAAGATATTATCTTTTTCTGCCGCCACAGATCGGGTCCGGTCTACCTGTGGTACGAGATAATCAGTCCCCGCTACCTCAGGCGGCACACTGACGGGCATTCCATACCCGGTATCGGCTTCGACGATGTGGTTATCGACAGCCACGATGAGATGCTCTGGAGGCTCAGGTCGCTTTGCGGACTTAAAAACACGCTGAACACCAATATTATTGCAATAGGAGGAGCAGCGGCATGGTCGCAGCCGGCTGATGTTGTCGGAAAGCATGTAAGCGGGAAATACAAGTTCAATATTCATGAATTTTCCTATGATGACCTTGGCAAACTTATTACTGAGGCAATGGCCGATGAAGCAACGGTTTCAAGGGCCAGAAGCAGAGCCGCTGATTATCTCCGTGATAGCGGCGTGAGTCTTGAAACCAACAGGGAGTTTGTCGATAATTGCTTTGTCCTTGAAGATGTATTCAAAAGACTGATGGAGAAATTCAATTGCAGGGCAATAACCATCAATCATTGTATGGGGACGATTATGCCGCTTTCGCGGACAGCAGCCTGCCTGACCCTGGGATTGCTCAATGATGCCGGCTACCTGGCTTTCTGTGAATCCGACTTTGTTGTTGTACCAGCGGGAATACTGATGGCGAACATTTCCGGGAAACCGGTATTTTTCTGTAACCCTACCTATCCTCATGGCGGTATTAAAACAATTTCGCACTGCACTGCGCCAAGAAGGATGGACGGGAAAAACCTCGAACCCGCCAGGATCCTTACCCACTTTGAATCTGATTACGGCGCGGCTCCGAAGGTGGAGATGAAGATTGGACAGAAAATCACAAATATCATTCCCGATTTTTCATTCAAAAAGTACATCGGTCTGCCCGGAACGATCGTTGAGAACCCGTTTATGCCTATCTGCCGCACGCAGATCAATATCAGCTATGACTGCGACGACCTGCTGCTGGCTGAAAAGATGCCGGGCTTCCACTGGATAACCGTGTACGGTGACTACCTGAAGGAGAGTGAGTATGCCCTGAAGAAGATCGGGATTGAGCAGGAAAACCTGGTTTAA